From a single Capsicum annuum cultivar UCD-10X-F1 chromosome 12, UCD10Xv1.1, whole genome shotgun sequence genomic region:
- the LOC107849628 gene encoding uncharacterized protein LOC107849628, which produces MIFEWLFLFYGLLQTHQPKAAVFYCGLNCGCRPTCVNRTSQKRLRYRLEETDQRILRRRLIEGQSIALMLSLLAMFRGLLITRPRWSDKANKTSIVIVLVNRECQFSFFHELFV; this is translated from the exons ATGATTTTTGAAtggctttttttattttatgggtTATTGCAG acTCATCAGCCAAAGGCTGCTGTTTTTTATTGTGGTCTGAATTGTGGGTGCAGACCTACCTGTGTCAACCGCACTTCTCAGAAAAGATTGAGATATCGGCTTGAG GAAACTGACCAAAGGATATTGAGAAGACGTCTGATAGAGGGCCAGAGTATTGCATTGATGTTGTCTCTTTTGGCAATGTTTCGAGGTTTATTAATCACAAGGCCTAGGTGGTCGGATAAAGCCAACAAGACATCTATAGTAATAGTATTAGTTAATAGAGAAtgtcaattttcttttttccatGAATTATTTGTGTAA